The Maylandia zebra isolate NMK-2024a linkage group LG7, Mzebra_GT3a, whole genome shotgun sequence genome contains a region encoding:
- the rep15 gene encoding rab15 effector protein, with amino-acid sequence MGAKFSKPTSNPLRNVFSCFKCGQSRQPSFYHNISPQPSIFATLKRRNVPRPNEFIHLFSNCISAATARTQEYLTFKDPEDKLRPSPDVLTQVFLMTYITRSVEVNLQDTLNCTVMTPEQRVLLGADWVWAVLERPTKNPKFQIVVQVLHLSEREEAEQKVSMDTCSESIQMAQMESSNNNMYERMVNFCTSIGKDCYALFLFFGKKTDKVNIYGVLSNNFEAAKGKCRIDRPLIENFFKGLRYLHTPLGMMQAIMTKNKGEPITVMIKFS; translated from the exons ATGGGTGCAAAATTCAGCAAACCTACATCTAACCCACTGAGAAAcgtgttttcctgtttcaaatgtGGCCAATCCAGGCAACCATCCTTTTATCATAATATATCCCCCCAACCGAGCATCTTTGCTACACTAAAGAGGCGCAATGTCCCCAGGCCCAACGAGTTCATACATCTTTTCAGCAACTGCATCTCTGCTGCTACAGCCAGAACCCAAGAGTACCTCACCTTCAAGGATCCAGAGGACAAGTTACGCCCGAGTCCTGATGTGCTCACTCAG GTCTTCCTGATGACCTACATCACTCGGAGTGTTGAGGTCAACCTGCAGGATACCCTTAACTGCACAGTCATGACTCCTGAGCAGCGCGTCCTCCTGGGTGCTGACTGGGTTTGGGCAGTGCTGGAGAGGCCGACCAAGAACCCCAAGTTCCAGATTGTCGTGCAGGTCCTGCACCTGTCTGAAAGGGAGGAGGCTGAGCAGAAGGTCTCTATGGACACCTGCAGTGAATCCATCCAGATGGCCCAGATGGAGTCCAGCAACAATAACATGTACGAGAGAATGGTGAACTTCTGCACCTCCATCGGCAAGGACTGCTACgctctcttcttgttttttgggAAAAAAACCGACAAGGTGAATATCTATGGCGTCCTCAGCAATAATTTTGAGGCGGCCAAAGGAAAATGCAGGATTGACAGACCTCTGATCGAGAACTTCTTTAAAGGTTTGAGGTATCTCCATACGCCTTTAGGAATGATGCAGGCGATTATGACCAAAAATAAAGGCGAACCCATCACTGTCATGATTAAATTCAGCTGA